One genomic segment of Polyodon spathula isolate WHYD16114869_AA chromosome 35, ASM1765450v1, whole genome shotgun sequence includes these proteins:
- the LOC121303790 gene encoding heterogeneous nuclear ribonucleoprotein U-like protein 1 isoform X1, whose amino-acid sequence MSAVDVRKLKVHELKEELQARGLEARGLKADLAERLQAALDSEALGVAVAAPPPPPGVVLGEGYAGEGDAEDDEKEQDQVLGMEAGDSLADQDQGFSELSADGLDDTSVKEEIKPPAEGAEQQQEPLEEDPHPEVKTEVKEEELESGPVTAEPGHDGSAEPKQEEGRERLPQQHQSRKRPYEEGRGRGYYEHREDKRSRSPQPPAEDDEEDFDDTLVAIDTYNCDLHFKVARDRYSGYPLTIEGFAYLWSGARVSYGVSKGKVCFEMKINEEISVKHLPSSEPDPHVVRVGWSLDSCSTQLGEEEFSYGYGGTGKKSTNCKFEDFGEKFRENDVIGCFIDFEAGEEVEMAYSKNGEWLGVGFRVSKEELADRALFPHVLVKNCAIEFNFGQKEEPYFPVPEGYTLVQSVPLEDRVRGTVGPASKAECEILMMVGLPASGKTTWAEKHAAENPTKKFNILGTNAIMEKMKVMGLRRQRNYAGRWDVLIQQATQCLNRLIQIAARKKRNYILDQTNVYGSAQRRKMRPFEGFQRKAIVICPTDEDLKERTLKRTDEEGKDVPDHAVLEMKANFALPECGEVLDSVTYVELEKEEAEKLVKQYNEEGKKAGPPPEKRFDGRSGGFRGRGGGGFQRYDNRGGPHGGRGGYQSRGGYRGGYNRGGGYNHNRWGSNREGGSGGRGGYNRNQQHMGGYNRNSNYNKGGGGGASGGYNQAQAYNQGYNHGNYSQGYNYSNYPGYSQPAATTGQSYSQQQPTAQPTVQQQQSYNQQYQQYAQQWSQYYQNQSQWNQYYSNYPNYGNYSGSTGTGSGSQ is encoded by the exons ATGAGCGCGGTGGACGTGAGGAAGCTGAAGGTGCATGAGCTGAAGGAAGAGCTGCAGGCCCGGGGGCTGGAGGCCCGCGGTCTCAAAGCAGACCTCGCCGAGCGGCTGCAGGCTGCACTCGACTCCGAAGCCTTGGGAGTCGCGGTAGCagcgccgccgccgccgccgggGGTCGTGCTCGGCGAAGGATACGCCGGAGAGGGTGATGCTGAAGACG ATGAGAAGGAGCAGGACCAAGTCTTGGGGATGGAGGCAGGAGACAGCCTAGCTGATCAAGACCAGGGGTTCAGCGAGCTGTCTGCAGACGGGCTGGACGATACTTCGGTCAAGGAGGAGATCAAGCCCCCCGCAGAGGGGGCCGAACAGCAGCAGGAACCCCTGGAAGAAGACCCCCACCCGG AAGTGAAGACTGAGGTgaaagaggaggagctggagTCTGGTCCGGTCACTGCAGAACCAGGTCATGACGGGTCGGCGGAGCCCAaacaggaggaggggagggaacGCTTGCCTCAGCAGCACCAGAGCCGCAAGAGACCCTACGAGGAGGGCCGGGGCCGCGGCTACTACGAGCACCGCGAGGATAAAAG GTCCAGATCTCCACAGCCTCCTGCAGAAGACGATGAAGAGGATTTCGATGACACTCTTGTGGCCATTGACACCT ATAACTGTGACCTGCACTTCAAGGTAGCGCGCGACCGCTACAGCGGCTATCCATTGACCATCGAGGGCTTCGCTTACCTGTGGTCGGGCGCTCGAGTCTCCTATGGTGTCAGCAAAGGCAAAGTCTGCTTCGAGATGAAG ATCAATGAGGAGATCTCTGTGAAGCACCTTCCTTCCAGCGAGCCAGACCCACATGTGGTGAGAGTTGGGTGGTCGCTGGACTCCTGCAGCACTCAGCTTG gagAGGAGGAGTTCTCTTACGGATACGGGGGTACTGGGAAGAAATCCACCAACTGCAAATTCGAGGATTTCGGGGAGAAGTTCAGAGAGAACGATGTCATCGGCTGTTTCATT GATTTTGAGGCCGGCGAGGAGGTGGAGATGGCTTACTCCAAGAACGGCGAGTGGCTGGGTGTGGGGTTCAGGGTGAGCAAGGAAGAACTGGCGGACCGCGCCCTCTTCCCCCACGTCCTGGTCAAGAACTGTGCCATCGAGTTTAACTTCGGCCAGAAAGAGGAGCCCTACTTCCCTGTCCCCGAGGGGTACACCCTGGTGCAGAGCGTGCCACTGGAGGACCGGGTTCGGGGCACCGTGGGGCCCGCCTCCAAGGCAGAGTGCGAG atCCTGATGATGGTGGGCCTGCCCGCGTCTGGAAAGACAACCTGGGCTGAGAAGCACGCTGCCGAGAACCCAACGAAGAAATTCAACATCCTGGGTACCAACGCCATCATGGAGAagatgaag GTGATGGGTCTTCGTCGACAGCGTAACTACGCTGGCCGCTGGGACGTGCTGATCCAGCAGGCGACGCAGTGCTTGAACCGCCTGATCCAAATCGCAGCGCGCAAGAAACGCAACTACATCCTGGATCAG ACAAATGTTTATGGATCAGCCCAGAGACGAAAAATGCGTCCTTTTGAAGGTTTTCAACGCAAGGCTATTGTAATTTGTCCCACGGATGAGGATTTAAAAGAGCGAACGTTAAAGCGCACTGATGAGGAGGGAAAGGATGTGCCTGATCATGCTGTGTTAGAAATGAAAG CTAACTTCGCTCTCCCGGAGTGCGGCGAGGTTCTGGACAGCGTGACATACGTGGAGCTGGAGAAGGAGGAGGCGGAGAAGCTGGTGAAGCAGTACAACGAGGAGGGGAAGAAGGCAGGGCCACCCCCGGAGAAGAGGTTCGACGGGCGCTCCGGAGGGTTCCGGGGTCGAGGAGGAGGGGGCTTCCAGAGATATGACAACCGTGGGGGACCCCACGGGGGACGAGGGGGCTACCAGAGCAGAGGGGGTTACAGAGGAG GCTATAACCGCGGAGGCGGCTACAATCACAACCGCTGGGGCAGTAACAGAGAAGGGGGCTCAGGAGGTCGGGGCGGATACAACCGGAACCAGCAGCACATGGGGGGGTACAACCGCAATTCCAACTACAACAAgggcggaggaggaggagcctCTGGGGGTTACAACCAG GCTCAGGCATACAACCAAGGCTACAACCACGGCAACTACAGCCAGGGCTACAACTACAGCAACTACCCGGGCTACAGCCAGCCAGCTGCCACCACCGGGCAGAGCTACAGCCAGCAGCAGCCCACAGCGCAGCccacagtgcagcagcagcagagctacAACCAGCAATACCAGCAG TATGCCCAGCAGTGGAGCCAGTATTACCAGAACCAGAGCCAGTGGAACCAGTACTACAGCAATTATCCGAACTACGGGAACTACTCGGGCAGCACAGGGACCGGGTCGGGCTCCCAGTAA
- the LOC121303790 gene encoding heterogeneous nuclear ribonucleoprotein U-like protein 1 isoform X2: MEAGDSLADQDQGFSELSADGLDDTSVKEEIKPPAEGAEQQQEPLEEDPHPEVKTEVKEEELESGPVTAEPGHDGSAEPKQEEGRERLPQQHQSRKRPYEEGRGRGYYEHREDKRSRSPQPPAEDDEEDFDDTLVAIDTYNCDLHFKVARDRYSGYPLTIEGFAYLWSGARVSYGVSKGKVCFEMKINEEISVKHLPSSEPDPHVVRVGWSLDSCSTQLGEEEFSYGYGGTGKKSTNCKFEDFGEKFRENDVIGCFIDFEAGEEVEMAYSKNGEWLGVGFRVSKEELADRALFPHVLVKNCAIEFNFGQKEEPYFPVPEGYTLVQSVPLEDRVRGTVGPASKAECEILMMVGLPASGKTTWAEKHAAENPTKKFNILGTNAIMEKMKVMGLRRQRNYAGRWDVLIQQATQCLNRLIQIAARKKRNYILDQTNVYGSAQRRKMRPFEGFQRKAIVICPTDEDLKERTLKRTDEEGKDVPDHAVLEMKANFALPECGEVLDSVTYVELEKEEAEKLVKQYNEEGKKAGPPPEKRFDGRSGGFRGRGGGGFQRYDNRGGPHGGRGGYQSRGGYRGGYNRGGGYNHNRWGSNREGGSGGRGGYNRNQQHMGGYNRNSNYNKGGGGGASGGYNQAQAYNQGYNHGNYSQGYNYSNYPGYSQPAATTGQSYSQQQPTAQPTVQQQQSYNQQYQQYAQQWSQYYQNQSQWNQYYSNYPNYGNYSGSTGTGSGSQ, encoded by the exons ATGGAGGCAGGAGACAGCCTAGCTGATCAAGACCAGGGGTTCAGCGAGCTGTCTGCAGACGGGCTGGACGATACTTCGGTCAAGGAGGAGATCAAGCCCCCCGCAGAGGGGGCCGAACAGCAGCAGGAACCCCTGGAAGAAGACCCCCACCCGG AAGTGAAGACTGAGGTgaaagaggaggagctggagTCTGGTCCGGTCACTGCAGAACCAGGTCATGACGGGTCGGCGGAGCCCAaacaggaggaggggagggaacGCTTGCCTCAGCAGCACCAGAGCCGCAAGAGACCCTACGAGGAGGGCCGGGGCCGCGGCTACTACGAGCACCGCGAGGATAAAAG GTCCAGATCTCCACAGCCTCCTGCAGAAGACGATGAAGAGGATTTCGATGACACTCTTGTGGCCATTGACACCT ATAACTGTGACCTGCACTTCAAGGTAGCGCGCGACCGCTACAGCGGCTATCCATTGACCATCGAGGGCTTCGCTTACCTGTGGTCGGGCGCTCGAGTCTCCTATGGTGTCAGCAAAGGCAAAGTCTGCTTCGAGATGAAG ATCAATGAGGAGATCTCTGTGAAGCACCTTCCTTCCAGCGAGCCAGACCCACATGTGGTGAGAGTTGGGTGGTCGCTGGACTCCTGCAGCACTCAGCTTG gagAGGAGGAGTTCTCTTACGGATACGGGGGTACTGGGAAGAAATCCACCAACTGCAAATTCGAGGATTTCGGGGAGAAGTTCAGAGAGAACGATGTCATCGGCTGTTTCATT GATTTTGAGGCCGGCGAGGAGGTGGAGATGGCTTACTCCAAGAACGGCGAGTGGCTGGGTGTGGGGTTCAGGGTGAGCAAGGAAGAACTGGCGGACCGCGCCCTCTTCCCCCACGTCCTGGTCAAGAACTGTGCCATCGAGTTTAACTTCGGCCAGAAAGAGGAGCCCTACTTCCCTGTCCCCGAGGGGTACACCCTGGTGCAGAGCGTGCCACTGGAGGACCGGGTTCGGGGCACCGTGGGGCCCGCCTCCAAGGCAGAGTGCGAG atCCTGATGATGGTGGGCCTGCCCGCGTCTGGAAAGACAACCTGGGCTGAGAAGCACGCTGCCGAGAACCCAACGAAGAAATTCAACATCCTGGGTACCAACGCCATCATGGAGAagatgaag GTGATGGGTCTTCGTCGACAGCGTAACTACGCTGGCCGCTGGGACGTGCTGATCCAGCAGGCGACGCAGTGCTTGAACCGCCTGATCCAAATCGCAGCGCGCAAGAAACGCAACTACATCCTGGATCAG ACAAATGTTTATGGATCAGCCCAGAGACGAAAAATGCGTCCTTTTGAAGGTTTTCAACGCAAGGCTATTGTAATTTGTCCCACGGATGAGGATTTAAAAGAGCGAACGTTAAAGCGCACTGATGAGGAGGGAAAGGATGTGCCTGATCATGCTGTGTTAGAAATGAAAG CTAACTTCGCTCTCCCGGAGTGCGGCGAGGTTCTGGACAGCGTGACATACGTGGAGCTGGAGAAGGAGGAGGCGGAGAAGCTGGTGAAGCAGTACAACGAGGAGGGGAAGAAGGCAGGGCCACCCCCGGAGAAGAGGTTCGACGGGCGCTCCGGAGGGTTCCGGGGTCGAGGAGGAGGGGGCTTCCAGAGATATGACAACCGTGGGGGACCCCACGGGGGACGAGGGGGCTACCAGAGCAGAGGGGGTTACAGAGGAG GCTATAACCGCGGAGGCGGCTACAATCACAACCGCTGGGGCAGTAACAGAGAAGGGGGCTCAGGAGGTCGGGGCGGATACAACCGGAACCAGCAGCACATGGGGGGGTACAACCGCAATTCCAACTACAACAAgggcggaggaggaggagcctCTGGGGGTTACAACCAG GCTCAGGCATACAACCAAGGCTACAACCACGGCAACTACAGCCAGGGCTACAACTACAGCAACTACCCGGGCTACAGCCAGCCAGCTGCCACCACCGGGCAGAGCTACAGCCAGCAGCAGCCCACAGCGCAGCccacagtgcagcagcagcagagctacAACCAGCAATACCAGCAG TATGCCCAGCAGTGGAGCCAGTATTACCAGAACCAGAGCCAGTGGAACCAGTACTACAGCAATTATCCGAACTACGGGAACTACTCGGGCAGCACAGGGACCGGGTCGGGCTCCCAGTAA
- the LOC121303828 gene encoding protein FAM98A-like isoform X1 has protein sequence MAGETAARLRILGYPGSLGEPSALDAALDAGARSVEFTGLCSWLVSQLKSVCPSIEESISPTQGPEEADSFQLEASGVVSELHCPYTALTTGEVTTRLTSRDNCLNLLRFLMSELQAARVLKVADPPPVETDRRGDGGRARGEIQLICQALEIEPKSLHNPALLTEVQNMVSLRLHALPDSGVMNPLLKRQLNSELWGRLAAVSQALRVEYECRMRMLIKRFQVTVQSFHWGERGESRSSSMSSVIFPLEAALLPVSLVSLSHLLAAREDTSRIVKTSSGSSRLGTSCAVNKILMGSVPDRGGRPGEIEPPMPSWERRRGGGRPQHQQRRLPGKKRKDK, from the exons ATGGCAGGAGAGACGGCGGCGAGGCTCCGGATTCTCGG GTACCCTGGCTCGCTGGGTGAGCCCTCGGCTCTTGACGCGGCGCTGGATGCGGGTGCGAGGAGTGTGGAGTTTACTGGCCTATGCAGCTGGTTGGTTTCACAGCTGAAGAGTGTGTGTCCCTCCATTGAGGAGAGCATTAGCCCAACACAGG GTCCGGAGGAGGCGGACAGCTTTCAGCTGGAGGCGAGCGGAGTGGTCAGCGAGCTGCACTGCCCCTACACAGCCCTGACCACTGGAGAAGTGACCACACGACTGACCAGCAGGGACAACTGTCTCAACCTGCTGC GGTTCCTAATGTCAGAGCTGCAGGCGGCGCGTGTCCTGAAGGTGGCAGACCCCCCCCCAGTGGAGACGGACAGAAGAGGAGACGGAGGGAGGGCCAGAGGGGAGATTCAACTCATCTGTCAGGCCCTGGAGATCGAACCCAAGTCCCTCCACAACCCAGCCCTGCTCACTGAGGTTCAGAACATG GTGTCCCTGCGTCTCCACGCTCTCCCTGACAGTGGGGTGATGAACCCTCTTCTGAAGAGGCAGCTGAACTCTGAGCTCTGG GGTCGGCTGGCTGCAGTGAGCCAGGCTCTCCGGGTGGAGTACGAGTGCCGCATGCGCATGCTGATCAAACGCTTCCAGGTCACCGTGCAGTCCTTCCACTGGGGAGAGCGGGGCGAG tcCCGCAGTTCCTCCATGTCCTCAGTGATCTTCCCTCTCGAAGCTGCCCTCTTGCCCGTCTCCCTGGTGTCTCTGTCCCACCTGCTAGCTGCTCGCGAGGACACGTCCCGCATTGTGAAGACAAGCAGCGGGTCGTCCCGACTGGGGACAAGCTGCGCCGTCAACAAG ATTCTGATGGGCAGTGTTCCTGATCGGGGGGGCCGCCCCGGGGAGATAGAGCCCCCCATGCCATCCTGGGAGAGGCGCAGAGGAGGGGGGCGTCCGCAGCACCAGCAGAGGAGACTCCCAGGAAAGAAGAGGAAAGACAAGTAA
- the LOC121303828 gene encoding protein FAM98A-like isoform X2 has translation MAGETAARLRILGYPGSLGEPSALDAALDAGARSVEFTGLCSWLVSQLKSVCPSIEESISPTQGPEEADSFQLEASGVVSELHCPYTALTTGEVTTRLTSRDNCLNLLRFLMSELQAARVLKVADPPPVETDRRGDGGRARGEIQLICQALEIEPKSLHNPALLTEVQNMVSLRLHALPDSGVMNPLLKRQLNSELWSRSSSMSSVIFPLEAALLPVSLVSLSHLLAAREDTSRIVKTSSGSSRLGTSCAVNKILMGSVPDRGGRPGEIEPPMPSWERRRGGGRPQHQQRRLPGKKRKDK, from the exons ATGGCAGGAGAGACGGCGGCGAGGCTCCGGATTCTCGG GTACCCTGGCTCGCTGGGTGAGCCCTCGGCTCTTGACGCGGCGCTGGATGCGGGTGCGAGGAGTGTGGAGTTTACTGGCCTATGCAGCTGGTTGGTTTCACAGCTGAAGAGTGTGTGTCCCTCCATTGAGGAGAGCATTAGCCCAACACAGG GTCCGGAGGAGGCGGACAGCTTTCAGCTGGAGGCGAGCGGAGTGGTCAGCGAGCTGCACTGCCCCTACACAGCCCTGACCACTGGAGAAGTGACCACACGACTGACCAGCAGGGACAACTGTCTCAACCTGCTGC GGTTCCTAATGTCAGAGCTGCAGGCGGCGCGTGTCCTGAAGGTGGCAGACCCCCCCCCAGTGGAGACGGACAGAAGAGGAGACGGAGGGAGGGCCAGAGGGGAGATTCAACTCATCTGTCAGGCCCTGGAGATCGAACCCAAGTCCCTCCACAACCCAGCCCTGCTCACTGAGGTTCAGAACATG GTGTCCCTGCGTCTCCACGCTCTCCCTGACAGTGGGGTGATGAACCCTCTTCTGAAGAGGCAGCTGAACTCTGAGCTCTGG tcCCGCAGTTCCTCCATGTCCTCAGTGATCTTCCCTCTCGAAGCTGCCCTCTTGCCCGTCTCCCTGGTGTCTCTGTCCCACCTGCTAGCTGCTCGCGAGGACACGTCCCGCATTGTGAAGACAAGCAGCGGGTCGTCCCGACTGGGGACAAGCTGCGCCGTCAACAAG ATTCTGATGGGCAGTGTTCCTGATCGGGGGGGCCGCCCCGGGGAGATAGAGCCCCCCATGCCATCCTGGGAGAGGCGCAGAGGAGGGGGGCGTCCGCAGCACCAGCAGAGGAGACTCCCAGGAAAGAAGAGGAAAGACAAGTAA
- the LOC121303827 gene encoding RAS guanyl-releasing protein 1-like isoform X3, whose translation MTLMMHCWVVPSSVLAKKLLSLYRDCPTDRRDQMRPRICFFVRYWITQFPAAFKGDPKLEEVMADFWEMVKNEGEETHCQLIDTANILPHDWSRKFTLQVTPNCVKKRKVSLLFDHLEPDELAEHLSYLEFKNFCRVSYLDYRSYVVHGSVRDNPALERSVSLCNGISQWVQLMILSRPKPQQRAEVFIKFIRVAQKLRQLQNFNTLMAVIGGLSHSSISRLKETSSILPQDVNKALSEMTELLSSSSNYGWYRRVYADCSGFKIPILGVHLKDLVSLNEALPDYLEDNKINLSKLQRVYGNVSELLQVQSASPPFQANKDLLHLLTLSLDLYYTEDEIYELSYAKEPRNPKIQPATPAKPPVIADWASGVAPRHNPATISKHVKQMVDSVMQNYDHNQDGYIAQEDFEKIVASFPFSYCPQDREREGLISRDEITSYLMRGISICAKLGLNFVHNFQETTYKKPTFCYTCSGFLWGVIKQGYRCRDCGVNCHRHCKDVVPQECKKRFKMSTSDSSFPSCPSTPSGSDTNSKSQSWSSEEETCVFPHGEGAEPGEDPRDHTALPSGGGPALRTPMRSDRSTQTKPGVWREAGGSEDTQLDSVALLDRLQAAEKVMECLTLENAAHCATHSCVQGEIEQLRARGSTLITEPPVSLLLGKMETLHLRRDSKI comes from the exons CTACTGGATCACTCAGTTCCCTGCTGCGTTCAAAGGTGATCCAAAGCTGGAGGAGGTGATGGCAGACTTCTGGGAAATGGTGAAGAATGAGGGAGAGGAGACACACTGCCAGCTCATCGACACAGCCAACAT ACTCCCTCACGACTGGTCCCGGAAGTTCACTCTGCAGGTCACTCCGAACTGTGTGAAGAAGCGCAAGGTGTCTCTGCTTTTTGACCACCTGGAGCCTGACGAGCTGGCAGAGCATCTGAGCTACCTGGAGTTCAAGAACTTCTGCAGAGTCTCG taCCTGGATTACCGCAGTTACGTGGTGCACGGTTCAGTTCGTGATAACCCAGCCCTGGAGCGCTCGGTCTCTCTCTGCAATGGGATCTCCCAGTGGGTCCAGCTGATGATCCTGAGCCGGCCCAAACCCCAGCAAAGAGCCGAGGTCTTCATAAAGTTCATTCGTGTGGCGCAG AAGCTGCGTCAGTTGCAGAACTTCAACACACTAATGGCTGTGATCGGGGGTCTGAGTCACAGCTCCATCTCGCGCCTCAAAGAGACCAGCAGCATCCTGCCTCAGGACGTCAACAAG GCGCTAAGCGAGATGACAGAGCTGCTCTCTTCCTCCAGTAACTATGGCTGGTACAGGCGGGTGTACGCTGATTGCTCCGGGTTCAAGATCCCCATCCTGGGGGTTCATCTCAAGGACCTGGTCTCTCTGAACGAAGCCCTGCCGGACTATCTGGAGGACAACAAGATCAACCTGAGCAAGCTGCAGCGTGTGTACGGCAACGTGAGCGAGCTGCTGCAGGTCCAGAGCGCCTCCCCGCCCTTCCAGGCAAACAAGGACCTGCTGCACCTGCTCACC CTGTCTCTGGATCTCTACTACACGGAGGATGAGATTTACGAGCTGTCGTACGCCAAGGAGCCCAGGAACCCCAAAATACAG CCCGCTACCCCTGCTAAGCCCCCGGTGATCGCTGACTGGGCATCGGGCGTGGCGCCGAGGCACAACCCCGCAACCATCTCAAAACACGTGAAACAGATGGTGGAC TCCGTGATGCAGAACTACGACCACAATCAGGATGGCTACATCGCCCAGGAGGATTTTGAGAAGATCGTAGCCAGCTTCCCTTTCTCGTACTGTCCACAGGATCGAGAGCG cgAGGGTCTGATCAGCCGCGATGAGATCACAAGCTACTTAATGCGCGGGATTTCCATCTGTGCGAAGCTGGGCCTGAACTTTGTGCACAACTTCCAAGAGACGACTTACAAGAAACCCACATTCTGCTACACCTGCAGTGGCTTT CTCTGGGGTGTCATCAAGCAAGGATATCGCTGCCGAG ACTGCGGGGTGAACTGTCACCGGCACTGCAAGGACGTGGTACCCCAAGAGTGCAAGAAGAGGTTCAAGATGTCAACCAGCGACAGTAGCTTCCCATCATGCCCTTCAACACCCTCTGGGTCTGACACCAACAGCAAGAGCCAATCGTGGA GCTCCGAAGAAGAGACCTGTGTGTTCCCTCACGGTGAGGGGGCAGAGCCTGGAGAGGACCCCCGGGATCATACCGCTCTGCCCAGTGGGGGAGGCCCAGCTCTCAGGACCCCAATGCGGTCGGACCGATCCACTCAGACAAAGCCAGGGGTGTGGAGGGAGGCAGGAGGGAGTGAGGACACACAGCTAGACTCAGTAGCTCTGCTGGACAGGCTACAGGCAGCTGAGAAG gTGATGGAGTGCCTCACGCTGGAGAACGCTGCTCACTGCGCCACCCACTCCTGTGTGCAGGGGGAGATAGAGCAGCTGAGGGCCCGGGGGTCCACGCTAATCACAGAGCCGCCCGTTTCGCTCTTGCTGGGAAAAATGGAGACCTTGCACCTGCGCAGGGACTCCAAGAtttga